In one Vibrio sp. CB1-14 genomic region, the following are encoded:
- a CDS encoding DUF5062 family protein: MSKTAKLENEDKLFKKALEVGCKMAAMQGYPIHDPSASQSMKARALYLFLVEVRQIVPLPEDKVDGQNIKKRLALWLHSVLPDNDPLK, from the coding sequence ATGTCAAAGACAGCGAAATTAGAAAACGAAGACAAGTTGTTTAAAAAGGCACTTGAGGTAGGGTGTAAAATGGCGGCAATGCAGGGTTACCCGATTCATGATCCTTCTGCGAGTCAATCAATGAAAGCCAGGGCGCTGTATCTCTTCTTAGTGGAAGTTCGCCAAATCGTCCCGCTTCCAGAAGATAAAGTAGATGGGCAAAACATCAAAAAACGACTGGCACTTTGGCTCCATAGCGTACTGCCAGACAATGATCCTCTTAAATAA
- a CDS encoding DUF3861 domain-containing protein, which yields MNSKHNQYRITIEEVNTKADRELQTLTFEIEDREDMFEIIEKMKQGSSLDEQSATRLGLSIRLLGPMMMQDRKHPLFADFMPHFKEFMQNLKKTIKDQIKGH from the coding sequence ATGAACAGTAAACACAATCAATACCGTATTACTATCGAAGAAGTAAACACCAAAGCAGATCGTGAACTTCAAACGCTGACGTTCGAGATCGAAGATCGTGAGGACATGTTCGAAATCATTGAGAAAATGAAGCAAGGTAGCAGCCTCGATGAGCAGTCCGCAACGCGCCTAGGACTAAGCATTCGTCTGCTTGGGCCAATGATGATGCAAGATAGAAAGCACCCATTGTTCGCAGATTTCATGCCTCATTTCAAAGAGTTCATGCAAAACCTTAAGAAGACAATCAAAGATCAAATTAAGGGTCACTAA
- a CDS encoding DUF2798 domain-containing protein, which produces MTTQATLNPLESNASLETTKKTPVLLKVLVLVSMMSLIGGSLTAVMTYMNVGFGDTFIQQWLSSFALAATVMMPLGMGMMALMTKVVSKLLPEKGEHVRNLVTGLIMAVVMESLLAFITAANTVGFSDASDFTNGWFNGFIAALPIGLTIMIVMSMTIKPKIEKFLKS; this is translated from the coding sequence ATGACGACACAAGCAACACTGAATCCATTGGAGTCAAACGCCTCTCTAGAGACCACCAAGAAAACGCCTGTCCTTCTAAAAGTTCTCGTTTTGGTGAGCATGATGAGCCTAATCGGAGGTTCGCTCACTGCAGTAATGACGTATATGAACGTCGGATTCGGCGACACATTTATTCAGCAGTGGCTCTCTTCATTTGCTCTTGCCGCCACAGTAATGATGCCCCTCGGCATGGGAATGATGGCGCTGATGACCAAAGTCGTAAGCAAACTCCTTCCAGAGAAAGGTGAACATGTTCGCAACTTAGTGACAGGTCTAATTATGGCCGTGGTTATGGAGTCCCTTTTGGCGTTTATAACCGCAGCAAACACCGTTGGATTTTCTGATGCTTCAGATTTTACCAATGGATGGTTTAACGGCTTTATTGCCGCACTCCCAATCGGCTTAACAATCATGATTGTTATGTCGATGACTATAAAACCTAAGATTGAAAAGTTTCTTAAAAGCTAA
- a CDS encoding MarR family winged helix-turn-helix transcriptional regulator produces the protein MSENTSLESVFRLVHSLKRQMAEQIESLDYDIAPMHMRVMKIITKKSPCTSIDVAHYLNRDKAQVTRLINTLIAQSLLVKAPNPSDKRSHFLELTEAGQKVMACLADIDKQVLAAMAQGLSEEELDSFNATAEKMAKNLESSE, from the coding sequence ATGTCTGAAAACACGTCTTTAGAATCTGTCTTTCGTTTGGTTCACTCGCTTAAGCGCCAGATGGCCGAGCAGATAGAAAGTCTCGACTACGATATTGCTCCCATGCATATGCGAGTCATGAAGATCATCACCAAAAAATCACCTTGTACGTCTATCGATGTTGCGCATTATTTAAACAGGGATAAGGCGCAGGTGACTCGGTTGATCAATACGCTAATAGCACAGTCTCTATTGGTTAAAGCGCCCAATCCAAGTGATAAGCGAAGTCATTTTTTGGAGCTTACAGAAGCTGGGCAGAAGGTCATGGCCTGTTTGGCAGATATTGATAAACAGGTACTTGCGGCTATGGCTCAGGGGCTGAGCGAAGAAGAACTGGATAGCTTTAATGCCACCGCAGAGAAAATGGCGAAAAACCTCGAATCGAGCGAGTAA
- a CDS encoding class I SAM-dependent methyltransferase produces MDNHAEKWKRYYEKSLAKPHAKRTEFALSLNESGLQIAVDCGCGTGSDIGYLSSQGYRVFGFDINAEAVAICRDRFSDDKLVEVSQDTFENFSYPNAGVVIAGASLFFANPAEFKQTWQRISDSIAEGGIFVGDFLGQSDSWASEYPSQTTPLTQLEVESLFEDFDVIRFHERNEPGITAIGIEKHWHIYSVIAVKRG; encoded by the coding sequence ATGGATAACCACGCAGAAAAATGGAAACGCTACTACGAAAAATCGCTCGCCAAACCTCATGCTAAGCGCACGGAGTTCGCGTTATCTCTGAATGAATCTGGACTTCAGATTGCGGTAGATTGTGGGTGCGGTACGGGTAGTGATATCGGCTATTTGTCTTCGCAGGGTTATCGAGTCTTCGGGTTCGATATTAATGCAGAAGCTGTCGCCATTTGTCGTGACCGATTTTCAGACGATAAGTTGGTTGAGGTATCACAAGATACCTTTGAGAATTTTTCCTACCCGAATGCTGGCGTTGTTATCGCAGGCGCGAGTCTGTTTTTTGCTAACCCCGCAGAGTTTAAACAAACATGGCAGCGTATCAGCGACTCTATTGCTGAAGGCGGCATTTTTGTGGGCGACTTTTTGGGGCAGAGTGACAGCTGGGCGTCTGAGTATCCTTCACAAACCACCCCCCTTACACAACTGGAAGTAGAATCCCTGTTTGAAGACTTTGATGTGATTCGATTTCACGAGCGGAATGAGCCAGGTATAACGGCGATTGGGATTGAGAAACATTGGCATATCTATTCGGTGATAGCAGTTAAGCGTGGTTAG
- a CDS encoding DUF6817 domain-containing protein encodes MEKFELLKALGAGDFQHLNGSLEAHLKGTADLLQQWHSRDVLVDAGLFHAAYGTAGFDDNMVSLSQRHEISGVIGDEAESLVYLYCSCHREEVFAQFGHKKSILFRDRYTDAQFALTDKQAADFCELTVANELELVLADASFRAKYGAELFELFLRMDNYLSDSAQSAYRDALAEFD; translated from the coding sequence ATGGAAAAATTTGAATTATTGAAAGCCTTGGGCGCTGGCGACTTTCAGCACCTTAACGGTAGTTTAGAAGCGCATCTAAAGGGAACGGCTGATTTATTACAACAATGGCACTCAAGGGACGTGTTGGTTGATGCAGGTTTGTTTCATGCTGCGTACGGAACCGCAGGTTTTGATGACAACATGGTGTCATTGAGCCAGCGCCATGAGATTTCGGGTGTGATAGGGGATGAAGCAGAGTCTTTAGTTTACCTCTATTGTAGCTGTCACAGGGAAGAGGTTTTCGCGCAGTTCGGGCATAAAAAATCGATTCTGTTTCGAGACCGCTATACGGATGCGCAATTTGCGCTAACGGATAAGCAAGCCGCCGATTTTTGTGAGCTCACGGTAGCCAATGAACTAGAGCTTGTCTTGGCTGACGCATCATTTAGAGCTAAATATGGCGCTGAGTTATTCGAGCTGTTTCTTCGAATGGACAATTATTTAAGTGATTCCGCTCAGAGTGCTTATCGAGATGCTCTAGCAGAGTTTGATTAA
- a CDS encoding GNAT family N-acetyltransferase — translation MFKLDIDDTLSLALVQPSFAVDYLAIVSRDRDYLAQWLVWPEHGKNQEFFARFIEQSLHDYALGKSMTCGIVFKGELVGNISFNTINHSLKKVEIGYWLSRPQQGKGIVTKAVAKMIEIAFTQLNMEKAQISAAEQNSPSRRVCERLGFTLEGIITRAENLNGRVVDHAIYGLSREIWSEQSR, via the coding sequence ATGTTTAAACTTGATATCGATGACACGCTTTCACTAGCTTTGGTTCAACCTAGCTTTGCTGTTGATTACCTTGCGATTGTTTCACGAGACAGAGATTATCTTGCTCAGTGGTTGGTGTGGCCAGAGCATGGCAAGAACCAAGAGTTTTTCGCGCGCTTTATTGAGCAATCTTTACATGACTATGCGCTTGGTAAGTCGATGACTTGCGGAATCGTCTTTAAAGGTGAACTAGTGGGAAATATAAGCTTTAACACCATCAATCACTCACTGAAAAAAGTAGAAATAGGGTATTGGCTATCGCGGCCTCAGCAAGGCAAGGGTATTGTGACCAAAGCTGTGGCGAAAATGATAGAGATAGCCTTTACCCAGCTCAATATGGAAAAAGCACAAATCTCAGCAGCGGAACAAAATAGCCCAAGCCGCCGCGTATGTGAGCGGCTTGGATTTACTCTTGAAGGGATTATCACTCGAGCTGAAAATCTTAATGGGCGAGTGGTGGATCATGCCATTTATGGTTTATCCCGAGAGATATGGAGCGAGCAAAGTCGCTAG
- a CDS encoding ABC transporter ATP-binding protein/permease has protein sequence MQIPSQSKQQRRNLGILVELLAFIRPYRMKVFAALLALIVTAGLTLSVGHGVRILIDQGFTQQSLADLQSAIQFILLITLCISIGTFFRFYLVSSVGERVSADIRQAVFDHVITLHPSYFETNGSGDIMSRITTDTTLLQSIIGSSFSMAMRSALMCVGAIIMLFATNVKLTLIVLASVPFILVPILFYGRRVRALSRQSQDSMADVGSYAGEAIEHIKTVQSYSFEAQERASFSSEVERAYDIGRRRVKQRAILISGVIVIVFSAIAGMLWVGGSDVINGVMSAGDLGAFVFYAIMVASSLATISEVMGELQRAAGATERLVEILQVESHITAPASDILSPNKLKPEVVFHNVMFHYPSRPTLAAVESLDLVAEEGKVLALVGPSGAGKTTLFELMQRFYDPEAGQITLGGIDIRRFDPHELRKQMALVPQQPALFSNDVFHNIRYGNPNASDAEVIEAAKKAHAHDFIMNLPEGYQSFLGERGVRLSGGQRQRIAIARAILKDPKILLLDEATSALDSESEHHVQQALEELMQGRTTIIIAHRLSTIQHADQIAVLDHGRLVDKGNHHALLQTCELYRRLVDLQLKHLAS, from the coding sequence ATGCAAATACCCTCCCAATCAAAACAACAACGCAGAAACTTGGGGATTTTAGTTGAGCTTTTGGCCTTTATCCGTCCTTACCGAATGAAAGTGTTCGCCGCACTGCTGGCTCTTATTGTCACGGCTGGATTGACCCTCTCGGTTGGCCACGGCGTACGCATTCTCATTGACCAAGGTTTTACTCAGCAGTCACTGGCTGATCTACAGAGCGCGATACAGTTCATTCTCCTCATCACGTTGTGTATCTCTATCGGCACGTTTTTCCGTTTCTACTTAGTCTCTTCTGTTGGTGAGCGTGTCAGCGCCGACATTCGTCAAGCCGTGTTCGACCATGTGATTACGCTGCATCCGAGTTACTTTGAAACCAATGGCAGCGGTGACATCATGTCTCGTATCACCACAGACACAACGCTACTGCAAAGCATTATTGGCTCATCATTCTCAATGGCAATGCGCAGTGCCTTGATGTGCGTGGGTGCCATCATCATGCTATTTGCGACCAACGTTAAGCTCACCCTCATTGTGCTTGCCTCTGTGCCATTCATTCTAGTGCCTATTTTGTTTTATGGCAGGCGCGTAAGAGCACTATCTAGGCAAAGCCAAGATTCAATGGCGGATGTGGGTAGCTATGCAGGAGAGGCCATTGAACATATCAAGACGGTTCAAAGTTACAGCTTTGAAGCGCAAGAGCGCGCCTCGTTTTCCAGTGAAGTAGAACGGGCTTATGATATCGGTCGCCGCCGAGTTAAACAGCGCGCAATCTTAATCTCGGGCGTGATTGTGATCGTGTTTAGTGCTATCGCCGGCATGCTTTGGGTAGGCGGCAGCGATGTGATTAACGGTGTGATGTCGGCAGGCGATCTCGGTGCTTTTGTGTTTTATGCCATCATGGTGGCTTCATCCCTTGCCACCATTTCAGAAGTCATGGGCGAGCTGCAACGTGCAGCGGGAGCCACGGAAAGATTGGTCGAGATTTTACAAGTCGAAAGCCATATTACCGCCCCAGCAAGTGATATACTCTCACCAAACAAACTAAAGCCAGAAGTCGTATTTCACAATGTGATGTTCCACTATCCATCTAGACCTACACTGGCAGCGGTGGAATCACTGGATTTGGTCGCCGAAGAAGGCAAGGTTTTGGCATTGGTGGGGCCTTCTGGCGCCGGAAAAACCACCTTGTTTGAGCTGATGCAGCGGTTTTACGATCCTGAAGCAGGGCAAATCACCTTAGGTGGCATCGATATTCGACGCTTTGATCCTCATGAACTTCGCAAGCAAATGGCATTGGTTCCTCAGCAGCCTGCTCTTTTCAGTAATGACGTGTTCCACAATATTCGCTACGGCAATCCGAACGCCAGTGATGCTGAAGTGATTGAAGCGGCGAAGAAAGCCCACGCTCACGATTTTATTATGAATTTACCTGAAGGGTATCAAAGCTTTCTGGGAGAGCGAGGCGTGCGACTCTCTGGCGGTCAGCGACAACGCATTGCCATTGCGAGAGCGATACTTAAAGATCCTAAGATCTTGTTACTCGATGAAGCCACCAGCGCTCTTGATAGTGAAAGCGAACACCATGTTCAGCAAGCACTAGAGGAACTCATGCAAGGCAGAACAACCATCATCATCGCGCATCGACTTTCTACGATTCAGCACGCGGATCAAATCGCTGTATTGGATCACGGCCGTTTAGTCGACAAAGGTAATCATCATGCGCTGCTGCAAACCTGTGAACTTTATCGACGCTTAGTGGACTTACAGCTTAAACACCTTGCGAGCTAG
- a CDS encoding LysR family transcriptional regulator: MYSFEQLKVFVAVCEYGSFSAAARKLNRAQSGVSQAISNLEIAINQTLFSREKNTPELTESGEALLPIARSILHQQQYFDQKIDSLANDYEHELVIAVDESLMSSALLSILTPLATQYPITNFEIITASTFDVEKLVREEVAQIGIVYADGELRVDMDFFVMGQARFLTVVAPDHALATLPIVKDSDLKAYRQCVHRSSDKQELWFTYGISTNVWYANTHQNLVDMVLQGIGWSNLPEMLVKQPIQEQRMVALPVAHEKSGWVTTVGCLVSRRHANGPVLSELVSVLQKHQFVNDHWQ; this comes from the coding sequence ATGTACAGTTTCGAACAACTCAAGGTTTTTGTCGCAGTCTGTGAGTACGGCTCGTTTTCGGCCGCTGCGCGCAAACTCAATCGCGCCCAATCTGGCGTAAGCCAAGCAATATCAAATCTTGAAATTGCCATCAATCAAACCTTATTCAGCCGCGAGAAAAACACGCCAGAGTTGACGGAGAGTGGTGAAGCTTTACTGCCCATTGCTCGGTCTATTCTTCATCAGCAGCAGTATTTCGATCAGAAAATAGATTCACTGGCTAATGATTATGAGCACGAACTCGTCATCGCCGTGGACGAAAGCCTGATGAGCTCTGCTTTATTGTCGATTCTTACACCGCTTGCCACCCAGTACCCCATCACCAACTTTGAAATCATCACCGCTTCTACATTTGATGTTGAAAAATTGGTGAGAGAAGAGGTGGCGCAAATAGGCATTGTATATGCCGATGGAGAACTGCGTGTCGATATGGATTTTTTTGTCATGGGGCAAGCTCGTTTTCTGACCGTTGTCGCACCAGATCACGCCCTCGCGACACTTCCCATCGTTAAAGACTCGGATCTCAAAGCGTATCGCCAATGTGTACATCGTAGCTCTGACAAACAAGAACTGTGGTTTACCTATGGAATAAGTACCAATGTTTGGTACGCGAACACTCATCAGAACTTAGTCGATATGGTATTGCAGGGTATCGGCTGGTCAAACTTACCTGAAATGTTGGTAAAACAACCCATACAAGAACAACGCATGGTTGCCCTTCCTGTCGCACATGAAAAAAGCGGCTGGGTTACTACAGTCGGCTGCTTAGTCTCTCGACGTCATGCCAACGGGCCAGTACTTAGCGAGCTGGTCAGTGTTTTACAAAAGCACCAGTTTGTAAATGACCACTGGCAATAG
- a CDS encoding PACE efflux transporter has protein sequence MGVLERVFHSVLFEVLAVSLSIAGLAVFTDHDVARLSGTMIVIATMAMCWNYLFNLIFDYFVKGERVERTVMVRVVHVLLFEAGLLLATVPVMAVMLGVNLWQAFIMDIGVTIFVTVYAFVYNLTYDHVRVWVVSQRQAAV, from the coding sequence ATGGGAGTGCTTGAGAGAGTCTTTCATTCAGTATTGTTTGAAGTATTAGCCGTGAGCCTATCAATCGCGGGATTAGCAGTATTTACCGACCATGACGTGGCGAGACTGTCAGGAACAATGATAGTCATAGCGACAATGGCAATGTGTTGGAATTATCTCTTCAATCTGATTTTCGATTATTTTGTCAAAGGTGAGCGAGTAGAACGAACTGTGATGGTTCGCGTGGTTCACGTGCTACTGTTCGAAGCGGGACTCTTGTTGGCAACGGTGCCTGTAATGGCAGTGATGCTTGGCGTGAACTTATGGCAAGCCTTTATTATGGATATCGGCGTGACGATCTTCGTGACCGTTTATGCGTTTGTCTACAACCTGACTTACGACCATGTTCGAGTTTGGGTGGTGAGCCAGCGTCAAGCAGCGGTGTAA
- a CDS encoding glycoside hydrolase family 3 protein, which translates to MPFTNIELARQALAPVSRQAAAEGIVLLENIDNTLPLHTGSRVSLFGRCQIDTVRSGTGSGGAVNVPYSVNALEGLNSHPSIEVNQELVSAYQSWLDQHPFDDGGGGWAAEPWFQQEMPLDKETIERASQQSDHALVFIGRTAGEDQDNSDEAGSYRLTDIEYQMLCQVCEQFNSVVVILNVTNIVDMSWMESVTKPESIKAVLYSWAAGMEGGHALADVLSGDLSPSGKLADTIAFELSDYPSHANFGNKDKNLYQEDIYSGYRYFATFKPEAVRYAFGEGLSYTQFKRKLIAHSIEGRGNTRAVHFHIEVTNTGNQYSGKEVVQLYVEAPQGKLGKPARSLAGFGKTRMLSPNESELVRIVVPLEVLASYDDSGVTGHKSCYVLEAGRYDFYLGGSVREATLVDAPFNVDTLQVIEQLSESAAPVESFLRIKPVQSSQDGRFSIEHESVPTRNVDMQARIESRLPESIELTGDKGIKLQHVANGKASLTDFVAQFSPSMLATIVRGEGMCSPKVTPGTAAAFGGVSDALFDLGIPVAAAADSPSGIRMDSGHKATQVPIGTLLGCTWNTELNEHLFYLVGGELQSYQIDTLLGPGINIHRHPLNGRNFEYFSEDPLLTGSMAAAQVSGLKSAGVSGTIKHFAANDQETSRFFVDAVMSERALREVHIKPFEIAVKKGGATTIMTSYNPINGHWGASHYDLNTTLLRGEWGFDGIVMSDWWAKMNHPVTGGEESKTYTSYMVRAQNDLYMVVDNDGAERNAMDDDTLSALEAGQLTLGELQRSAMNICRFILSTPAMQRPLVRYNPIKPFNACDEQPEGSVHTIDGAVALETKNDTNIVLHVTKAGQYQVSMNASYDRNELAQSSCSLHLNGNYSMSLSTNGTEGKPVDVEGLIVELQTGWYELDVSFVKPGLTLHHLNFKQV; encoded by the coding sequence ATGCCCTTCACAAACATTGAATTAGCAAGGCAAGCCCTTGCGCCCGTCAGCCGCCAAGCCGCTGCTGAAGGCATTGTTTTATTGGAAAACATCGACAACACTCTCCCACTGCACACAGGCAGTCGTGTATCGCTTTTCGGCCGTTGCCAAATTGATACTGTTCGCAGCGGTACAGGCTCTGGCGGTGCAGTAAACGTTCCCTACTCTGTCAATGCACTAGAAGGGCTCAATTCTCACCCAAGTATCGAAGTGAACCAAGAATTGGTTAGCGCTTACCAAAGTTGGCTGGATCAGCACCCGTTTGATGATGGCGGTGGCGGCTGGGCGGCCGAACCTTGGTTCCAACAGGAAATGCCACTCGATAAAGAGACGATTGAACGTGCGAGCCAGCAAAGTGATCATGCTCTCGTTTTTATCGGCCGCACAGCAGGTGAAGACCAAGATAACTCAGACGAGGCAGGCAGCTACCGACTCACCGATATTGAATACCAAATGCTTTGCCAAGTTTGTGAACAGTTCAACTCAGTAGTGGTGATCCTCAATGTGACCAATATTGTTGATATGTCTTGGATGGAGTCCGTCACCAAACCAGAATCCATTAAAGCTGTTCTATATAGCTGGGCGGCAGGGATGGAAGGTGGTCACGCACTTGCTGATGTTCTTTCGGGCGACCTATCGCCAAGCGGAAAGCTAGCGGACACCATCGCTTTTGAGCTTAGTGATTACCCTTCTCATGCTAACTTTGGCAACAAAGACAAAAACCTCTACCAAGAAGATATTTACTCAGGTTATCGCTACTTCGCCACTTTCAAACCCGAAGCGGTTCGTTATGCGTTTGGTGAAGGTTTGAGCTACACCCAGTTTAAACGCAAACTCATTGCACACTCTATCGAAGGCCGCGGCAACACACGTGCCGTACACTTTCACATTGAAGTGACCAACACTGGCAATCAATACAGTGGCAAAGAAGTTGTGCAGTTGTATGTTGAAGCGCCGCAAGGCAAGCTTGGCAAACCTGCCCGTAGCCTTGCAGGTTTTGGTAAAACCCGCATGCTTTCGCCAAACGAGTCTGAACTGGTTCGTATCGTCGTACCACTCGAGGTGCTAGCGTCTTATGATGACTCCGGTGTTACTGGTCATAAGTCTTGCTATGTTCTCGAAGCCGGTCGCTATGATTTCTATCTCGGCGGTAGTGTTAGAGAAGCGACATTAGTCGATGCGCCATTCAACGTAGATACGCTACAAGTTATTGAGCAACTCTCTGAATCGGCAGCGCCTGTTGAGTCATTCCTCCGCATTAAGCCTGTCCAAAGTTCACAAGATGGTCGTTTCTCTATTGAGCACGAATCGGTGCCAACTCGAAACGTCGATATGCAAGCGCGCATTGAGTCTCGCCTGCCCGAGAGCATTGAGCTTACCGGTGATAAAGGGATTAAATTGCAGCATGTGGCAAACGGCAAAGCCTCACTGACAGACTTTGTTGCTCAGTTCAGTCCATCCATGCTTGCAACTATCGTACGCGGCGAGGGTATGTGCAGTCCCAAAGTGACTCCAGGCACCGCAGCGGCATTTGGTGGAGTGAGCGATGCCTTGTTTGATCTTGGTATTCCTGTTGCCGCCGCAGCGGATAGCCCGTCGGGTATTCGCATGGACAGCGGCCATAAAGCGACACAGGTGCCTATTGGTACACTACTCGGTTGCACTTGGAACACCGAGCTTAATGAGCACCTATTCTATCTCGTTGGTGGTGAACTGCAGAGCTACCAAATTGATACATTACTTGGTCCAGGTATTAATATTCATCGCCATCCACTTAATGGCCGTAACTTCGAGTACTTCTCTGAGGATCCACTACTAACGGGCTCAATGGCAGCAGCACAAGTTAGTGGCCTTAAGAGCGCTGGCGTATCAGGCACAATTAAGCACTTTGCGGCCAACGATCAGGAAACCTCGCGTTTCTTCGTCGACGCCGTCATGTCTGAACGTGCTCTTCGTGAAGTCCACATTAAGCCATTTGAGATTGCGGTGAAAAAAGGTGGCGCAACGACGATAATGACCTCTTACAACCCAATTAATGGGCATTGGGGCGCATCACATTATGATCTTAATACCACCCTTCTTCGCGGCGAATGGGGATTTGATGGCATTGTCATGTCTGACTGGTGGGCAAAAATGAACCACCCAGTCACCGGAGGTGAAGAGTCTAAAACCTATACCTCCTACATGGTTCGTGCTCAGAACGACCTGTATATGGTGGTCGACAATGATGGTGCCGAGCGCAACGCGATGGATGATGACACACTTAGCGCACTGGAGGCGGGTCAACTGACTCTTGGCGAGTTGCAGCGAAGCGCCATGAACATCTGCCGATTTATTTTAAGTACCCCGGCGATGCAACGTCCATTAGTTCGCTATAACCCTATTAAACCGTTCAACGCGTGTGACGAGCAGCCAGAAGGCTCTGTACACACCATTGATGGAGCGGTCGCACTCGAGACCAAGAATGATACCAATATCGTTCTTCACGTCACCAAGGCTGGTCAATACCAAGTCAGTATGAATGCCAGTTATGACCGTAATGAGCTCGCTCAATCATCCTGTAGTTTGCACCTCAATGGCAACTACAGTATGTCATTGTCTACGAATGGCACAGAAGGCAAGCCTGTCGACGTTGAAGGCCTCATTGTCGAGCTGCAAACCGGCTGGTATGAATTGGACGTGTCTTTTGTTAAGCCTGGACTTACCCTGCATCACCTAAACTTCAAGCAGGTTTAG
- a CDS encoding transporter substrate-binding domain-containing protein, with protein sequence MTTINSVRFWNGNKSAYRQQFELDVLNLLLSVTAESHGDVSIIDDRTDLPSAKDEGAVLDNGSDVLVTVKGNAKFAGKRFIELALSVTKQLLGQRILFARDDKLNEFSSVEAIKNKSVGVPETWVDAELFRSNGFTVVERGNFDGLFKRLTDGEFDFVCFGANEALEVFESRVANQYPVSLVGGVMIEYPFPLVFYVNADNPELAARLQLGCEIVLETGDYEALYQQYFSDIESTLKIEQRERLELNNPFI encoded by the coding sequence GTGACAACGATTAATTCGGTACGTTTTTGGAACGGAAACAAGTCTGCGTATCGTCAACAATTTGAGCTTGATGTGCTCAATCTACTGCTTTCTGTTACCGCTGAGAGCCATGGCGACGTCAGTATCATTGACGATCGCACCGACTTGCCTTCAGCTAAAGATGAAGGCGCTGTTCTCGACAACGGTAGCGATGTACTCGTCACAGTAAAAGGCAATGCTAAATTTGCCGGTAAACGCTTTATCGAGCTTGCACTGTCTGTTACAAAACAGCTTTTGGGGCAGCGCATTTTATTTGCGCGAGATGATAAGCTTAATGAGTTCTCATCGGTAGAGGCCATTAAAAATAAAAGCGTTGGCGTACCCGAGACATGGGTTGATGCCGAGCTATTTCGAAGCAACGGCTTTACTGTTGTAGAACGCGGCAACTTTGATGGTTTGTTTAAGCGCTTAACCGACGGAGAGTTCGACTTTGTCTGTTTCGGCGCAAATGAAGCACTTGAAGTGTTTGAAAGCCGTGTTGCCAATCAATATCCAGTAAGCCTAGTCGGCGGGGTGATGATCGAGTACCCCTTCCCTTTAGTGTTCTACGTAAATGCAGACAACCCAGAGCTTGCTGCACGCCTCCAGCTTGGCTGTGAAATTGTGCTTGAAACGGGCGACTATGAAGCGCTCTATCAACAATACTTTTCAGACATCGAGAGCACCTTGAAAATTGAGCAGCGTGAACGACTTGAACTGAACAACCCATTTATCTAA